GTGGCAGAATGGGGAAGTTGGGCATTTTaaaggaaaagagaaactaAAAGGTGACTATGATGGTGAATCACTGGAGGCTAATAGAAGGGAAGTAAATTACCACAGACAATCCTCCTCTGAAATTGGAGAAGAAAAACGTAGACTGTCAGGAAATTCTCCTTCTCGTGATGGATACAGAAGTCGATCAAGATCAGCTGGTCATGCAAGGGATAGGTCTCGTTCTCGTAGTGTAGTAGAAGAGTATGCTCATCCTAAGAGAAGGCACTCTAGGGATCAAGGATCCCTTTATTATACTAGCAGACACAAGAATGATTATGACCTTGACGAGGAAAGAGTNNNNNNNNNNNNNNNNNNNNNNNNNNNNNNNNNNNNNNNNNNNNNNNNNNNNNNNNNNNNNNNNNNNNNNNNNNNNNNNNNNNNNNNNNNNNNNNNNNNNNNNNNNNNNNNNNNNNNNNNNNNNNNNNNNNNNNNNNNNNNNNNNNNNNNNNNNNNNNNNNNNNNNNNNNNNNNNNNNNNNNNNNNNNNNNNNNNNNNNNNNNNNNNNNNNNNNNNNNNNNNNNNNNNNNNNNNNNNNNNNNNNNNNNNNNNNNNNNNNNNNNNNNNNNNNNNNNNNNNNNNNNNNNNNNNNNNNNNNNNNNNNNNNNNNNNNNNNNNNNNNNNNNNNNNNNNNNNNNNNNNNNNNNNNNNNNNNNNNNNNNNNNNNNNNNNNNNNNNNNNNNNNNNNNNNNNNNNNNNNNNNNNNNNNNNNNNNNNNNNNNNNNNNNNNNNNNNNNNNNNNNNNNNNNNNNNNNNNNNNNNNNNNNNNNNNNNNNNNNNNNNNNNNNNNNNNNNNNNNNNNNNNNNNNNNNNNNNNNNNNNNNNNNNNNNNNNNNNNNNNNNNNNNNNNNNNNNNNNNNNNNNNNNNNNNNNNNNNNNNNNNNNNNNNNNNNNNNNNNNNNNNNNNNNNNNNNNNNNNNNNNNNNNNNNNNNNNNNNNNNNNNNNNNNNNNNNNNNNNNNNNNNNNNNNNNNNNNNNNNNNNNNNNNNNNNNNNNNNNNNNNNNNNNNNNNNNNNNNNNNNNNNNNNNNNNNNNNNNNNNNNNNNNNNNNNNAGAAGGGAGCATCGTCATGGCAGTAAAGACCTGGTGGAAGATGAGAGACAGGAACACAGTACTAGGTATCACAGTAGGGAGTCCCGGCATAGGGATAGGGAAAACGATAGGAGTAGGGACAGGTATGTGGATAGAGACTTACGCAGGGAAAAGAAGCGAGAGGAAACAAGCAGCAATAAGGAGGTTGATTGGGAGCGTAAAAGGGAAAAAGAACGTGGAAGGAGCCATGAGAGGCATAGAAGGGACATGGAAAAAGATAGGAGCAGGGAAAGGGACGAGGGCAGGGATAGGAGAAGAGAAAAGCAAAGAGATAGAAGCAGGGACATGGTTTATGAAAGGGATAGGAGAAGGGAAATGGAACGAGATGTGAGCAGAGACAGAACAAGGGGTGGTGAGAGAGATAGAGACTGGAAGCGTGAATGGGATTATAGGAATCAGGAAAGGGATAACATTAAGGAGAGGGAGAGACGAGATGATAGATATCGCCACAAAGATAAAGAAGCCCCTAATGGTAAGGATAAGCATATGCGGCGTGAGGATGGTAATGACAGTGGAGATAGATATAAAAAACATTCAAGTCTTGAAGAAAACGGATACCATGCAGATAGAAAGAGAAACTATACCATTGAAGAGGATGAAAGGAAACTAAAAGggtatatttaattttactatacAATTTTGTTACTAGTATGAGATTGTttgaaacatttattttttgccCCCTTAATATGCTTACTGAAATATCGTACttgtttttatttgatgtaATATTGATTGCAGCCGTGAGGTTGAACAAGATGATGTATATGAGGATACATTGCAATTACCTGAACAAGAAGAGGAAGATCTGAACAGAATCAAAGAGGAGAGTAGAAGGAGAAGAGAAGCAATATTGGAAAAATACAAGAAGCAGAATCAGCAAATAGAACAAAAGGTTCGAAATGATGGAAAAGGTATTGTCTTTTCTACTTTTCTAATAGGTCTGAGTGAGGCAGATAGTATTAGTTGCAGTACTTTTGGTCATAAGCTCTATTTCATCAATTTGTGCATTTATCTTGATGTCTGGCAATTGTCTTTATATGCAACCTGCTTGTCACAATTTTGGTATTCAAATGATGACTACATATTACAGATCTTGTATCAAAAATGcctttctttttaaaaaagctGACATGCCAAAGCATGTGCCATGTAACACAGGTTACATGAAGGTGCATATGTGGCTACTAACATTTTTGACCCCATAAGTTACCCTAAATTATGACCTTTACTATTAGAGCCATGCCATGCCTTCTGCTATCCTTAATGGAAGACGTATTGCTTTTTCCAAAGACTTTCACATGTTAGATTGAGCTAGATGGTTTTTTTTTCTGTACTGCTATTGATAGTATGCCTTGGTCCATGCTAAAAGAAGAAAAGTTCAGTCTGTTTATatgcatatttaaatataaatatagccAGACTAGGGTGGTTTGGCATTGTTATTTGAGTCTTTATCGTTATACATTCTTTGttaatatatgtaaattatatttttaaatttgcatGGTGTGATCTCATGccgctgaattttgaaactaaataaaaaattgagcaCCGGATAGAATTGCATATAAGTTAGGGTGTTTACCAATCTTCATATTTTCCCTTATATTATCCAGTCTTGTTAAATAGCGGCTATAGCTTttcggaatttgaacaaactgctGTTGTCTGCGATATGCTATTTAGTACAGAATATTGTCAAATAGAGGCGCCACAACACTGCTGTGTAGCGGAGTTTGAACAAACCACTAATTTCAGTGATCCTTGTTTTACATTACTGATATCCTGGTATTTGGACTTCTTCTAACATTGTAATACACCATTATTAGACAAGGATGTGGACACTCCTACTGACATTTCTAAAGCAAATGATGGTAAGAgtgatgatgttgatgatgtGGAATCATCATTCGCCGTTGGTAAGTCTCCACCAGAAAACGAGGATGTTGGCTCAGAAAAGTTACCTGGTGCAGGGGGCCTAGGCGAGGGTACTCCAAAGGTTTGtcctaaattaattttatatttgaagatGATATTACTAAATTAGATCAaagttttcatatttatatCTATTGGATTTTAAGCTCATTCATAACACTTGCAGAGTGAGAGGTCAGTTGACAAGTATTGTGATGATATATTTGGTGAGACACCAACAGGAGTTCGGAAAAGGGTAAGTGTTTGGTTGAACTATTCAAATTTTGTAGCTAGTCATGATACCATCTCTGATAATGGATGAATCATCTTTCTTGAATGTTAATCTAGGAAGCCTATCTTCcctattttagttttttctctCTGCCTTCTCCACAAACATGCtttggtatatattttttctccCCCTAGCTAAGTTGCTTTTATTGTAGTAGACGACTTTTCCTGGCGGGTTCTAATCACACATGACAAAATTTATCACAgtaattttctttcattattACTGTAGAGTTTGTAATtctgtgtttattttttttacaaaatgttaaatatgtttttgttgaATATCATAGAATTACAATTTCTTGTTATATTAAGACTTTTTACCTTCGTTTCAGGGTAAAGGAGATGGATTACTGATTGAGAGGGTTAGCCTGCATGACAATTGGGATGATGCAGAGGGCTATTATAGTAAGTAATGCATTTGATTATAGCTAGCTGTCTTGATCATTCTCTTTTGATTGCTGAGTTGAGACTGCAGTGACTGATTAGTTTTTTTGTGTTATGTGTTGGTCCGAAAGTTTCCTAGCTAACTTTTTTATATTCGGTTGTGGTAATTGAATTGTTTCTATACATGTTCTTGCAAATGTGATGCATGGATTTTCCATCAAAATGTTTATGGTGTATTTCTTATGTTTTTGAAAGGAATATGTTAGAAGCATAAATGCAGATATTTAAATACCCATAACAAGCATTTTTAGTTGTAACCAAAATGACATTGTTAAATACTTATAGGCCTTAGGTTTAATGATCTGATAACAGTTCGCTTAGAAATCTTCAGTAATTTTCTCTAAGGTATTTCCGGTGGATCTGCTACCAAAACCTGTCAATACATTGTGGAATTTTTTTGGGAAAATAATATTCCTATTGAAATTGTTGCTCAATTATTAGGCCTAGTATCCCTGGCTATATTTGTTTTCCAGTTTTATGGGTTTATGTTCTGATATTTCAATGCAGGCTATCGTTTTGGTGAAATACTTGATGGCCGATATGAAGTTGCTGCTGCACACGGGAAGGGTGTCTTTTCAACGGTTGTACGAgcaaaaaatctaaaaactgGTAATGGTGAGCCGGATGAAGTAGCAATAAAAATTATTCGCAATAACGACACCATGTAAGTGATA
The genomic region above belongs to Cicer arietinum cultivar CDC Frontier isolate Library 1 chromosome 4, Cicar.CDCFrontier_v2.0, whole genome shotgun sequence and contains:
- the LOC101509399 gene encoding uncharacterized protein, with product MATDGHDSRRKHHRSSSPEDLDKSSKRHKHRHHHRHRHGTKRRDEEIHHDAGIVATIPSPSPPPILAPHSHLPDDDVEEGEILDDETFDGVVGKKQLESDAEPGEIEVKADRDLRSDKKIPGLPTKSSKTESEGFSNDKFSSPTSDAEDGKWRQSHIDSRIHEDDDSSNHSRAETHARRDVRAGTDDLGNGYLNVKSSKGNEWQNGEVGHFKGKEKLKGDYDGESLEANRREVNYHRQSSSEIGEEKRRLSGNSPSRDGYRSRSRSAGHARDRSRSRSVVEEYAHPKRRHSRDQGSLYYTSRHKNDYDLDEERRREHRHGSKDLVEDERQEHSTRYHSRESRHRDRENDRSRDRYVDRDLRREKKREETSSNKEVDWERKREKERGRSHERHRRDMEKDRSRERDEGRDRRREKQRDRSRDMVYERDRRREMERDVSRDRTRGGERDRDWKREWDYRNQERDNIKERERRDDRYRHKDKEAPNGKDKHMRREDGNDSGDRYKKHSSLEENGYHADRKRNYTIEEDERKLKGREVEQDDVYEDTLQLPEQEEEDLNRIKEESRRRREAILEKYKKQNQQIEQKVRNDGKDKDVDTPTDISKANDGKSDDVDDVESSFAVGKSPPENEDVGSEKLPGAGGLGEGTPKSERSVDKYCDDIFGETPTGVRKRGKGDGLLIERVSLHDNWDDAEGYYSYRFGEILDGRYEVAAAHGKGVFSTVVRAKNLKTGNGEPDEVAIKIIRNNDTMYKAGLDELIILKKLVGADPDDKRHCVRFLSSFKYRNHLCLVFESLNMNLREVLKKFGRNIGLKLTAVRAYAKQLFIALKHLRNCGVLHCDIKPDNMLVNEAKNVLKLCDFGNAMFAGKNEVTPYLVSRFYRAPEIILGLQYDHPLDIWSVGCCLYELYTGKVLFPGLTNNDMLRLHMELKGPFPKKMLRRGAFTEQHFDQDLSFHATEEDPVTKKTIKRMILNIKPKDIATIITGSPGEDPKMLANFKDLLDKIFILDPDKRLTVSQALNHPFITGK